One window from the genome of Anaerococcus sp. Marseille-Q7828 encodes:
- a CDS encoding DegV family protein: MEKIAIITDSTADLSEAYIKENNIYVANLYVILDDKIYEDRKEIKADDFAAINESDRDYTAKTSATAPDDFSKLFAKVKEDGYDTAIYIGISPKLSATLTNSNLAETGDLKVHIVDSGSVSLMEGIIVNYAVDLLKEGLAADEIVEKLNSSIGKQYSYCYFDTLKYLKAGGRIGKLAKRVSTIFNVKPLLVLDGKGDFELVKLKLTREKAYKLIEEKIRADIGDAENYYLFYVSGKDDYVIDELRERLVDIDSKAKSIHQGRFGSVVSAHAGSKTFALGYLVINE, encoded by the coding sequence ATGGAAAAGATAGCAATAATAACAGACTCGACCGCTGATTTATCAGAAGCTTATATAAAAGAAAATAATATATACGTTGCAAATTTGTATGTTATTTTAGATGATAAGATTTATGAGGATAGAAAAGAGATAAAGGCTGATGATTTTGCAGCAATAAATGAATCCGACAGAGACTATACAGCAAAAACATCTGCGACTGCACCCGATGATTTTTCTAAACTTTTTGCAAAGGTAAAGGAAGATGGATACGACACTGCCATATATATAGGCATAAGTCCAAAGCTATCAGCAACACTTACAAATTCTAATCTTGCCGAAACAGGTGATCTTAAGGTTCACATTGTCGACAGTGGAAGTGTATCCTTGATGGAAGGAATAATTGTAAACTATGCAGTTGATTTGCTCAAAGAAGGTTTAGCTGCCGATGAGATAGTAGAAAAACTAAATTCTAGCATAGGTAAGCAATACTCTTACTGCTATTTTGACACCCTCAAATACCTCAAGGCAGGTGGAAGAATAGGCAAGCTTGCAAAAAGAGTATCTACTATATTTAATGTAAAACCACTATTGGTACTAGACGGAAAGGGAGATTTTGAACTAGTTAAGCTAAAACTTACCAGAGAAAAAGCCTACAAGCTAATAGAAGAAAAAATTAGAGCGGATATTGGGGATGCTGAAAATTATTATCTATTTTATGTATCTGGCAAGGATGATTATGTCATAGATGAGCTTAGGGAAAGACTTGTAGATATAGATTCTAAGGCTAAGAGTATCCACCAAGGGCGTTTTGGATCAGTTGTATCAGCCCATGCTGGTAGTAAGACCTTTGCTCTAGGATATCTAGTAATTAATGAGTAA
- the infC gene encoding translation initiation factor IF-3, which translates to MQLYIGGITIKDLRINDEIRADQVRLIDENGNQVGITSLRDALDRADEKRLDLVLMSPNAKPPVTRIMDYGKFKYDQEKKEKENRKNQKNAQLKETRFSLNIEDNDLQTKANQSIKFLNNGDKVKVSIRFRGRELGRKEPGYELMDKFTQMLGDAGVVYKKPKMEGRSLVMFLEPNTDKE; encoded by the coding sequence ATGCAATTATACATTGGAGGTATAACTATAAAAGATTTAAGAATAAATGATGAAATTAGAGCTGACCAGGTAAGATTAATCGATGAAAATGGTAACCAAGTAGGTATTACATCTCTTCGTGACGCCCTAGACCGTGCTGATGAGAAAAGACTTGACCTTGTACTAATGAGTCCAAATGCAAAACCACCAGTTACTAGAATCATGGACTACGGAAAGTTCAAATATGATCAAGAGAAAAAAGAAAAAGAAAATAGAAAAAATCAAAAAAATGCTCAACTAAAAGAGACTAGATTTTCTTTAAATATTGAAGATAATGACTTGCAAACAAAGGCAAATCAATCTATCAAATTCTTAAACAACGGGGATAAAGTAAAAGTTTCTATTAGATTTAGAGGCCGTGAACTAGGACGCAAAGAGCCTGGCTATGAGCTGATGGACAAATTTACCCAAATGCTTGGCGATGCCGGTGTGGTTTACAAAAAGCCAAAAATGGAAGGTAGATCTCTAGTAATGTTTTTAGAACCAAATACAGATAAGGAGTAA
- the rpmI gene encoding 50S ribosomal protein L35, translating into MANKNKTRRAAAKRFKVTGSGKLMRRKAYKGHLTAKKSPARKRRLRKGAVLSKADNKRTKELLGM; encoded by the coding sequence ATGGCAAATAAAAATAAAACAAGAAGAGCAGCTGCAAAAAGATTTAAAGTTACAGGAAGTGGTAAACTTATGAGAAGAAAAGCTTATAAAGGCCACTTAACAGCAAAGAAATCTCCAGCAAGAAAGAGAAGACTAAGAAAAGGTGCTGTACTTTCAAAAGCTGACAACAAGAGAACAAAAGAATTATTAGGAATGTAA
- the rplT gene encoding 50S ribosomal protein L20 has protein sequence MARVKRGLNAKKRHKKVLRQAKGYYGSKHTLYRTANQAVMKSLNYAYIGRKHRKRDFRKLWIARINAAARANGTSYSQFMGNLKKANIDINRKMLAEIAVENPAEFTKLVELANQNA, from the coding sequence ATGGCAAGAGTAAAAAGAGGATTAAACGCTAAAAAAAGACATAAAAAAGTATTAAGACAAGCTAAAGGATACTACGGTTCAAAACACACTCTATATAGAACAGCCAACCAAGCTGTAATGAAATCACTAAACTATGCTTACATTGGACGTAAACACAGAAAAAGAGATTTCAGAAAACTTTGGATTGCAAGAATCAACGCTGCAGCTAGAGCAAACGGAACAAGCTACTCACAATTTATGGGTAACCTTAAAAAAGCAAACATCGATATCAACAGAAAAATGCTTGCTGAAATTGCAGTAGAAAACCCAGCTGAATTCACAAAATTAGTAGAACTAGCTAATCAAAACGCTTAA
- a CDS encoding RNA methyltransferase: MIITSSDNQKYKYINKLKQKKFRDKENSFIVESKKLVEEAISSADIDFIFLSEENKDFQCDLPKIILTRELFDKVTGMVTSDGFGAVVTKPAYKEVSASRVLLLDQINDPGNMGTIIRSAEAFGFYDIILMPKTCDIYNEKTLRASMGSIFRLNIIKKNLDQVKKLKENYEMVSADMSGYDINECDIDGNLILAIGNEANGLSKDIRSLTDTFVKIPMKGQIESLNAAIAASIIMNKLSL; encoded by the coding sequence ATGATTATAACTAGTAGTGATAATCAAAAATATAAATATATAAATAAACTTAAACAAAAAAAGTTTAGGGATAAGGAAAATTCCTTTATAGTAGAATCAAAAAAATTGGTAGAAGAGGCTATCTCTTCTGCTGATATTGATTTTATTTTTTTAAGCGAAGAAAACAAAGATTTCCAATGTGATTTGCCAAAGATAATTCTAACGAGGGAACTTTTTGATAAAGTCACTGGTATGGTTACAAGCGATGGCTTCGGAGCTGTTGTAACAAAGCCAGCTTATAAGGAAGTTTCGGCTAGTAGGGTCTTACTCTTAGACCAGATAAATGACCCTGGAAACATGGGAACAATCATAAGGTCTGCTGAAGCCTTTGGTTTTTATGACATTATCCTTATGCCCAAAACTTGTGACATATACAATGAAAAAACTTTGCGAGCCTCTATGGGCTCTATATTTAGATTGAATATTATAAAGAAAAATCTAGATCAAGTAAAAAAACTAAAAGAAAATTATGAGATGGTATCTGCCGACATGAGTGGGTATGATATTAATGAATGTGATATTGATGGCAATTTGATACTAGCCATAGGAAATGAAGCCAATGGTTTGTCAAAGGATATTAGATCTTTGACAGATACATTTGTCAAAATCCCTATGAAAGGTCAGATTGAATCACTAAATGCAGCTATTGCAGCTAGCATTATTATGAATAAACTTAGCTTGTGA
- the pheS gene encoding phenylalanine--tRNA ligase subunit alpha, whose protein sequence is MEAKLNDILAKAKGEIEAASSLDDLEKARVKYLGKKGLITDLKKNISKLPKEEKPMAGKLINENSKKIEEALGQKTEALNKEILKEKIKKEKLDVTANFDRHDSGHLSLINQTLDDLETIFQNMGFEVVDGPEIDTVKNVFDDLNSPADHPARSTSDTFYITDDILLRPHTSSVQIRVMNEGKLPIKMVSAGRVFRNDEVDRTHSPMFHQLECLVVDENVSMANLKATLETFIKEMFGDDIELRYRPHHFPFTEPSLEVDATCPICHGEGCPACGNTGWSMELLGGGMVHPNVLEACGIDSEKYTGFAFGLGVDRIAMVRYGLDDIRLLYDNDKRFIEQF, encoded by the coding sequence ATGGAAGCAAAACTTAATGACATACTGGCAAAAGCAAAAGGAGAAATCGAAGCTGCAAGTAGCCTAGATGATTTGGAAAAGGCAAGGGTTAAATATCTTGGCAAAAAGGGCCTTATTACAGACCTAAAGAAAAATATTTCTAAGTTGCCAAAAGAAGAAAAACCAATGGCTGGTAAGCTAATAAATGAAAACAGCAAAAAGATTGAAGAGGCACTTGGACAAAAAACTGAAGCCCTTAACAAAGAAATCCTTAAGGAAAAAATTAAAAAAGAAAAACTTGATGTGACAGCCAACTTTGATAGGCACGATAGTGGCCACCTATCACTAATCAACCAAACTCTAGATGATTTGGAAACAATCTTTCAAAATATGGGCTTTGAAGTTGTAGATGGTCCAGAAATTGACACAGTCAAAAACGTATTTGATGACCTAAACTCACCAGCAGACCATCCAGCAAGGTCAACATCTGATACTTTCTACATTACAGATGACATTTTGCTACGCCCACACACTTCATCAGTACAAATTCGCGTGATGAATGAGGGCAAACTTCCTATCAAGATGGTTTCAGCAGGTAGGGTTTTTAGAAACGATGAAGTAGACAGAACCCACTCACCAATGTTCCACCAATTGGAATGCTTGGTTGTAGATGAAAATGTGTCTATGGCAAATCTTAAGGCAACCCTTGAGACTTTTATCAAGGAAATGTTTGGCGATGATATAGAACTTAGATATCGTCCTCACCACTTCCCATTTACAGAGCCATCACTCGAAGTAGATGCAACTTGTCCAATATGTCATGGAGAGGGTTGTCCTGCTTGTGGTAATACAGGTTGGTCTATGGAACTTCTTGGCGGAGGTATGGTTCATCCAAATGTACTAGAAGCTTGTGGCATAGACAGCGAAAAATACACCGGCTTTGCCTTTGGACTTGGAGTTGATAGAATTGCCATGGTTAGATATGGCCTTGATGATATCCGCTTACTTTATGACAATGACAAAAGATTTATCGAACAATTTTAG
- the pheT gene encoding phenylalanine--tRNA ligase subunit beta, giving the protein MLVPLIWQNDYVKIDKDIKTITDRLSETGSHVEEVTIRTSDLKGVVVGHVLEQEKHPNADRLKVLKIDIGKDEPTTIITAAPNTKVGDYLFVITSGTKLDNGTEIGDHDFFGINSEGMLTSYSELGYPDNVIPKELKDGVIILNGEFEPGTPVSEVLKSNTPVIEYEITPNRPDCLSIIGMARESAASFGQKISLPSVDYPESEENIIELTKGLTLDSDKCNKFILRAVTDVKIDKSPQWLQNYLILAGMRPINNIVDITNFVMLETGQPLHAYDLDKVSGKELIVRDAKEGEILKTIDGEERELDPSMLVIADGEKAVGLAGVMGGFDTEVTNDTKNILLEAANFDSTTVRETSKKLGLRSEASNRFEKGIAVDMADFASKRALKLISDLNIGKVAKGLRWVGNDNSEEKYVNLRISRLNALSGVDFTMDEAIENLELLEFEAIKIDDNTIKAKVPFFRTDIDIEADLIEEVVRLYGMGKIESKPLKSTLQRGIRSKARLLRDDLKNALVGQKFSEITTYSFISPKEFDRMGIEKDSKLRDTINLINPLGEDFSVMRTSQIPNMLDVIYKNINRGQKDLRLFELGKAFVKCDDKLPREDDTLTMALYGSYDFYDMKDFFIKAMANVGLRGFSFVSNETNPILHQGRSADIYLKDDEIGMIGEISYEIRDEYSIKKGCQILEINLSQILDQRQVERKYKPLPKYPAITRDYSFVTDRDVESKFIEDIIRSKGEDLVKEIELFDVYTGDQIADDKKSISYNVSFRSDDRTLKEEDMSEIEKNILKELEENNIILRG; this is encoded by the coding sequence ATGTTAGTACCTTTAATTTGGCAAAATGATTATGTAAAAATCGACAAAGATATAAAAACTATTACAGATAGACTTTCAGAAACTGGATCTCACGTAGAAGAAGTTACTATAAGAACAAGTGACCTAAAGGGAGTTGTTGTAGGCCATGTCCTAGAACAAGAAAAACACCCAAATGCTGACAGACTCAAAGTATTAAAAATTGACATAGGCAAAGATGAGCCAACTACAATTATCACAGCTGCACCAAACACCAAGGTTGGAGACTATCTATTTGTCATAACAAGTGGAACAAAGCTTGATAATGGAACAGAAATTGGCGACCATGACTTTTTTGGTATAAATTCAGAGGGTATGCTCACTTCCTATAGCGAGCTAGGCTATCCAGACAATGTTATTCCAAAGGAACTAAAAGATGGAGTTATTATCCTAAATGGAGAATTTGAACCAGGAACTCCTGTAAGCGAAGTACTAAAATCAAATACTCCAGTTATAGAATATGAAATCACACCAAACAGACCAGATTGTCTTTCTATCATAGGTATGGCAAGGGAAAGTGCTGCAAGTTTTGGTCAAAAAATCAGTCTTCCTTCTGTAGATTATCCAGAAAGTGAAGAAAACATCATTGAATTGACAAAAGGATTGACTCTAGATTCTGATAAGTGCAACAAATTTATCCTAAGAGCTGTGACAGATGTAAAAATCGACAAATCACCTCAATGGTTACAAAACTACCTTATCCTTGCTGGTATGCGTCCTATTAATAACATAGTAGACATTACAAATTTTGTAATGCTAGAAACAGGTCAACCACTTCACGCTTATGACTTGGACAAAGTTTCTGGCAAAGAACTTATAGTAAGAGATGCAAAAGAAGGCGAAATCCTAAAGACCATTGATGGCGAAGAAAGAGAACTTGATCCATCTATGCTTGTAATAGCTGACGGAGAAAAGGCTGTTGGCCTTGCAGGAGTTATGGGTGGTTTCGACACTGAAGTAACAAATGATACTAAAAACATCTTGCTAGAAGCTGCTAACTTTGATTCAACAACAGTTAGGGAAACTTCCAAAAAACTAGGCCTTAGAAGTGAGGCATCAAACCGTTTTGAAAAAGGCATAGCTGTTGACATGGCTGACTTTGCATCAAAAAGAGCCCTAAAACTTATCTCTGACTTAAACATTGGTAAAGTTGCCAAGGGACTTCGCTGGGTAGGCAATGATAATAGCGAAGAAAAGTATGTAAATCTCAGGATTTCAAGATTAAATGCCCTAAGCGGAGTGGACTTCACCATGGATGAAGCTATAGAAAACCTCGAGCTTCTAGAATTTGAAGCCATAAAAATTGACGATAATACAATTAAGGCAAAAGTTCCTTTCTTTAGAACTGACATAGACATAGAAGCAGACCTCATTGAAGAAGTTGTAAGACTTTATGGTATGGGCAAGATTGAATCAAAACCACTAAAATCAACCCTACAAAGGGGCATCAGATCAAAGGCGAGATTATTGCGCGATGATTTGAAGAATGCCTTAGTTGGTCAAAAATTTTCTGAGATTACTACTTATTCTTTCATCTCACCAAAAGAATTTGACAGGATGGGCATAGAAAAAGATTCTAAACTTCGCGATACCATCAATCTTATCAACCCACTTGGTGAAGACTTCTCAGTTATGAGAACTAGTCAAATACCAAATATGCTGGATGTAATCTATAAAAATATCAATCGTGGCCAAAAAGACCTTAGACTATTTGAACTTGGAAAGGCATTTGTCAAATGTGATGATAAGCTCCCTAGAGAAGATGACACATTAACAATGGCGCTTTATGGTTCATATGATTTTTATGATATGAAGGATTTCTTTATCAAGGCTATGGCAAATGTTGGCTTAAGAGGATTTAGCTTTGTGTCAAATGAAACAAACCCAATTCTTCACCAGGGAAGGTCTGCAGATATCTACCTAAAAGATGATGAAATCGGTATGATTGGTGAAATCTCCTATGAAATTAGGGATGAATATAGTATCAAAAAGGGATGCCAAATACTAGAAATAAATCTTTCTCAAATCCTTGACCAAAGACAAGTAGAAAGAAAATATAAGCCTCTTCCAAAATATCCAGCTATCACACGCGACTATTCCTTTGTTACTGACAGGGATGTAGAATCCAAATTTATTGAAGATATAATTAGAAGTAAGGGAGAAGATTTGGTCAAAGAAATCGAACTATTTGACGTATACACAGGCGATCAGATTGCAGATGACAAGAAATCAATCTCATACAATGTAAGCTTCAGATCTGATGATAGAACCCTCAAAGAAGAAGATATGTCCGAGATAGAAAAAAATATTTTGAAGGAACTAGAAGAAAATAATATTATTTTACGTGGTTAG
- the zapA gene encoding cell division protein ZapA, giving the protein MSENKVQVEIDGVNYTLLTDEDEDQIRDIAKYVEKKISEVKSQRLSFDRELVLTSLNIANDLFNVGNKYNNLKEDSREAVENYPSLSENYKKAIEENEDLRNRLDEKVEQNKNLEEENASLYRKVKNNEESTKTIEKLRNEVKKLQEEVISLKAENDNFKEKL; this is encoded by the coding sequence ATGTCTGAAAATAAAGTTCAAGTTGAAATTGACGGTGTAAACTACACACTTCTGACAGATGAAGATGAAGATCAAATCAGAGATATTGCAAAATACGTAGAAAAGAAAATCAGTGAAGTAAAATCACAACGTTTAAGCTTTGACAGAGAATTAGTTCTTACTAGTTTAAACATAGCCAATGACTTGTTCAATGTGGGCAATAAATACAATAACTTAAAGGAAGATTCAAGAGAGGCAGTAGAAAACTACCCAAGCCTTAGCGAAAATTATAAAAAAGCTATAGAAGAAAATGAAGATTTGAGAAATAGGCTTGATGAAAAAGTTGAGCAAAACAAAAATCTTGAAGAAGAAAATGCCAGCCTTTATAGAAAAGTTAAAAACAACGAAGAGTCCACAAAAACCATAGAAAAACTTAGAAATGAAGTAAAAAAACTCCAAGAAGAAGTTATCAGCTTAAAAGCAGAGAATGATAATTTTAAGGAAAAACTTTAA
- a CDS encoding U32 family peptidase, with translation MTKTEILAPVGNFDMLYAGLAAGADSFYLSLDEFGARAYAENFTIENIKEVIDLVHLFGKRVFITMNTLIKDSEMAKAISYVEKLYEYGTDGLIIQDIGFFSIIKDKVPGMELHASTQMAVREYYGAKYLASLGFDRIVIARETPIEEIRKIAKLPCELEVFVHGSLCVSYSGECLMSSYFGGRSANRGRCAGPCRQKYQLISNGKVLADDYFLNMKDLNAIDNIDELLEIGVDCIKIEGRMKTAEYVYTAVSNYRSKIYEDNYNKNDLLDSSNRGYTDGFIFGQNRDYIVLKDDNKHRSVGKIASEKGKKYFVSNSNLNLGDNLEITTDMGKKLPFTTTRAYKAGEKIFLDKYKDGKINSNVLMLNSTSLNQDLEEGLTRYKNLDVKLHFEAKIDDYPKLTIVHGKHTATYIHNVKAEKASKISITEADVRDNLSKFNDEIFEPSLIEVDIEDGIFLRKKDINQCRREAISLLCQEILKDYHREAFEITLPEHKTRDNIKAEKNIELLTNHISRELLDDFDNVYIRSFDKKYAGLNLYLNLDSHDDYDIEKLLSYIKENKIHGVILNNYRDLYFIDDFKNNDIKIRIGRYLNVFNSYAYDFYADFAESITSSVESDFATINKQDLQVEALAYGRIELMNMRHCPFSVIKKCGLKGCKTCSFNNASMKSFDGNEMKVIRYGSYSKIYPEEASIVDISKFTNQVSLLYSVMEDDDIKNTMKISQRYEKGVI, from the coding sequence ATGACAAAAACTGAAATCCTAGCACCTGTTGGTAACTTCGACATGCTTTATGCAGGCCTTGCTGCTGGTGCTGATAGCTTTTATCTAAGTCTTGATGAATTTGGTGCAAGAGCCTATGCCGAAAATTTCACTATTGAAAATATCAAAGAAGTGATTGACCTAGTCCACCTCTTTGGAAAGAGGGTATTTATAACCATGAATACTCTCATAAAAGATAGTGAAATGGCAAAGGCTATTTCCTATGTGGAAAAACTTTATGAATACGGAACTGACGGGCTAATTATCCAAGATATAGGATTTTTCTCTATCATAAAAGATAAAGTTCCTGGCATGGAGCTTCATGCATCAACCCAGATGGCTGTTAGGGAATACTATGGGGCAAAATATTTGGCATCTCTTGGTTTTGATAGAATTGTCATAGCCAGAGAAACTCCAATAGAAGAGATTAGAAAAATCGCCAAACTTCCTTGCGAACTAGAAGTTTTTGTCCACGGATCCTTGTGTGTGTCCTATTCTGGCGAATGTTTGATGAGTTCATATTTTGGTGGCAGATCTGCAAATAGGGGCAGGTGTGCTGGACCTTGCAGGCAAAAATACCAGCTCATTTCAAATGGCAAAGTCCTTGCCGATGACTATTTTCTCAATATGAAAGATCTAAATGCCATAGACAATATAGACGAGCTTCTAGAAATTGGCGTAGACTGCATCAAAATCGAGGGTCGTATGAAGACAGCAGAATACGTATATACTGCTGTTTCTAACTACAGGTCCAAGATTTATGAGGATAATTACAATAAAAATGATTTACTAGACTCATCAAATAGAGGCTACACTGATGGTTTCATTTTTGGACAAAATAGAGACTATATAGTTTTGAAAGATGACAATAAGCATAGGTCTGTCGGAAAGATTGCAAGTGAAAAAGGTAAAAAATACTTCGTCAGCAATTCTAATCTTAATCTTGGAGATAATCTAGAAATCACAACTGATATGGGCAAGAAATTACCATTTACTACAACCAGAGCCTACAAGGCTGGAGAGAAAATTTTCCTAGATAAATATAAGGATGGCAAAATTAATTCTAATGTTCTTATGCTAAATTCTACTTCCTTAAATCAAGACTTAGAAGAAGGACTAACAAGATACAAAAATCTAGATGTAAAATTGCATTTTGAGGCAAAAATTGACGATTATCCAAAGCTTACAATAGTCCATGGCAAGCACACAGCAACTTACATTCACAATGTAAAAGCTGAAAAAGCTAGCAAAATTTCTATAACTGAAGCAGACGTCAGAGACAATTTATCCAAGTTTAATGATGAAATTTTTGAGCCAAGCTTGATTGAAGTTGATATAGAAGATGGGATTTTCCTTAGAAAAAAGGACATAAACCAATGCCGCCGCGAGGCTATTAGCTTACTTTGCCAAGAGATACTAAAGGATTATCATAGGGAAGCTTTCGAAATCACTCTGCCAGAACATAAGACAAGAGATAATATAAAAGCAGAGAAAAATATAGAGCTTTTGACTAACCATATATCAAGAGAATTGCTAGATGATTTTGACAATGTTTATATAAGATCCTTTGATAAAAAATATGCTGGACTTAACTTATACCTTAACCTTGACTCACACGATGATTATGATATTGAAAAGCTTTTAAGTTATATTAAAGAAAATAAAATTCATGGTGTGATTTTAAATAATTATAGGGATTTATATTTTATAGATGATTTCAAAAACAATGATATAAAAATTAGGATAGGCAGATATCTCAATGTTTTCAATTCCTATGCCTATGATTTCTACGCTGACTTTGCAGAAAGTATCACATCGTCGGTAGAAAGTGATTTTGCAACTATAAATAAACAAGACTTACAAGTGGAAGCCCTAGCCTATGGCAGGATAGAGCTTATGAATATGAGACATTGTCCATTTTCTGTTATTAAAAAATGTGGCTTAAAAGGATGCAAGACTTGTTCCTTTAACAACGCGAGTATGAAGTCCTTTGATGGTAACGAGATGAAAGTTATCCGCTACGGCTCATATTCTAAGATTTATCCAGAAGAAGCCAGTATAGTCGATATTAGTAAATTTACCAATCAGGTCTCACTGCTTTATTCTGTTATGGAAGATGATGACATAAAAAATACAATGAAGATATCCCAAAGATACGAGAAGGGAGTTATTTAA